The following coding sequences are from one Gossypium hirsutum isolate 1008001.06 chromosome A12, Gossypium_hirsutum_v2.1, whole genome shotgun sequence window:
- the LOC107926374 gene encoding protein SEMI-ROLLED LEAF 2 isoform X3 gives MFNLDGLIPKLCLLAQEMGEDGRVHHLRSAGLQTLSSVVWFMGEFSHVSAEFDNVVSAVLENYRGLETSDDNIHEKQDTQNSSVKDNFSSTDAITTLSWRSIVTENGEFNVPVEEAENPKFWSRVCLHNMAKLAKEATTVRRVLESLFRFFDNEELWSIQDGVALSVLQDMQLIIENCGENTHFLLSILIKHLDHKNVLKKPSMQLHIVHVATSLAQQTKVQPSVAIIGALTDMTRHLRKSIHCSLDDSNLGAEVIEYNQNFRAAVDECLVQLSNKVGDAGPVLDMMAVMLENVPNITLMARTLISAVYRTAQIMASVPNLSYQNKAFPEALFHQLLLAMVNRDHETRVGAHRIFSVVLVPSSVCPCLPSATPSSKRASNLQKTLSRTVSVFSSSAALFQKLGTEGKEKSVDNKVGNINGISMQDRLSSKKHHSTINENGTVGMDSTKLQSPSIVNRLKSSYSRAYSIRINQQSNTVEDEKSTISSVEDPALPLRLNSHQITLMLSSLWAQSISPLNIPENFEAIAHTYSLVLLFARTKNSCNDAMIRSFQLAFSLRSISLEGGPLQPSRRRSLFILATSMIIFSSKAYNIPPLFPCAKALLTEKTNDPFLRLVDDCKLQTTKDELSPGKIYGSKEDDEDALKSLSEIHLAENQSKDSLATMIVKFLGKLSDQESSKIRNQLLSNFIPDDGCPCGTNLFMETPAQTYESGSADNQSPEKVEPPLFTVDDDTIKGQTGAETYLAPETQNLLSVHELLDALSETAHQVGRQSVSAPPDMPYSEMAGNCEALLVGKQQKMSAVMSAQQNREGLVSISTKEGQPRSHAGSGFLKAENPFLDDNIGAVSLNQPAGANLMLCANEHQHQPCFQLPASIPYDNFLKAAGC, from the exons GTTGTTTCAGCAGTCTTGGAAAATTACAGAGGTTTAGAAACATCAGATGATAATATCCATGAAAAGCAAGACACACAGAACTCCTCTGTTAAAGACAATTTCTCTTCCACAGATGCCATTACAACACTTTCTTGGAGGAGTATTGTGACTGAGAATGGAGAATTTAATGTGCCTGT GGAAGAAGCAGAAAATCCCAAATTTTGGTCAAGAGTTTGCCTGCATAATATGGCCAAGTTAGCCAAGGAAGCTACAACTGTCCGACGTGTCTTGGAATCTTTGTTTCGATTTTTTGATAATGAGGAACTGTGGTCTATCCAGGATGGGGTAGCTCTTTCTGTCTTGCAGGACATGCAGTTGATAATTGAAAACTGCG GGGAAAACACACATTTTCTACTGTCCATCTTAATAAAGCATCTTGATCATAAGAATGTTCTGAAGAAGCCCAGTATGCAGCTACATATTGTGCATGTTGCCACTTCCCTTGCTCAGCAAACAAAGGTTCAGCCTTCTGTGGCTATAATTGGTGCATTAACTGATATGACGAGACACCTACGGAAAAGCATACATTGCTCACTTGATGATTCCAATCTGGGTGCTGAGGTGATTGAATATAACCAAAATTTTCGAGCAGCTGTAGATGAGTGCCTTGTTCAGTTATCAAATAAG GTTGGGGATGCAGGTCCTGTACTTGATATGATGGCTGTGATGCTGGAGAACGTGCCAAACATTACTCTTATGGCCAGAACCCTGATTTCTGCAGTTTACCGTACTGCTCAAATTATGGCATCTGTTCCAAATTTGTCATACCAAAATAAG GCTTTTCCCGAGGCATTGTTTCACCAATTACTTCTAGCAATGGTCAATAGAGACCATGAAACAAGGGTTGGTGCTCACCGCATATTTTCTGTTGTTCTGGTTCCTTCATCTGTTTGCCCTTGTCTTCCTTCTGCTACGCCTTCTTCAAAAAGGGCCTCTAATTTGCAGAAGACACTCTCAAGAACTGTATCTGTATTTTCTTCTTCGGCTGCACTCTTTCAGAAGTTAGGCACGGAAGGTAAAGAAAAATCTGTAGACAATAAGGTTGGAAACATCAATGGTATTTCCATGCAAGACAGGTTGAGTTCTAAAAAGCACCATTCAACCATAAATGAAAATGGGACTGTTGGCATGGACAGTACAAAGCTCCAAAGCCCCAGCATTGTGAACAGGTTGAAATCAAGTTACAGCCGAGCTTATAGTATAAGGATAAATCAACAATCAAATACAGTTGAAGATGAAAAATCAACAATTAGTTCAGTTGAAGATCCA GCTTTACCTCTTCGATTAAACAGCCATCAGATAACTCTCATGCTTTCATCTCTTTGGGCGCAATCCATCTCTCCTTTAAATATTCCTGAAAACTTTGAAGCAATTGCTCATACCTACAGCCTGGTGTTGCTATTTGCACGAACAAAG AACTCCTGTAATGATGCTATGATTCGAAGCTTTCAGCTAGCCTTTTCCTTAAGAAGCATATCTCTAGAAGGAG GACCACTGCAGCCATCACGTCGGAGGTCCCTCTTTATCCTTGCTACTTCTATGATCATCTTCTCATCGAAAGCCTACAACATTCCCCCACTTTTCCCTTGTGCTAAAGCTTTGCTTACAGAAAAAACA AATGATCCATTTCTGCGGTTGGTCGATGATTGCAAGTTACAGACTACTAAAGATGAATTAAGTCCAGGCAAAATATATGGATCAAAAGAAGATGACGAAGATGCTCTGAAGTCACTTTCAGAAATACATTTAGCAGAGAACCAATCTAAAGATTCACTTGCAACCATGATAGTGAAGTTTCTTGGAAAATTGTCGGAT CAAGAATCATCCAAAATAAGAAACCAGTTACTTAGCAATTTCATCCCTGATGATGGATGTCCATGTGGAACTAATCTGTTCATGGAGACGCCTGCACAAACATATGAATCTGGATCAGCAGATAACCAATCTCCTGAAAAG GTTGAGCCTCCATTATTCACAGTAGATGATGATACAATCAAAGGTCAAACAGGTGCCGAAACATATTTGGCACCTGAAACTCAAAATCTCCTGAGTGTTCATGAACTTCTTGATGCT CTTTCAGAGACAGCTCATCAAGTTGGAAGACAGTCTGTGTCAGCTCCCCCTGACATGCCTTATAGTGAAATGGCAGGGAACTGCGAGGCACTTCTGGTGGGAAAGCAGCAGAAGATGTCTGCTGTAATGAGTGCTCAACAGAATCGAGAAGGTTTAGTGAGCATTTCCACAAAGGAGGGGCAACCTCGTTCACATGCTGGTTCTGGTTTTTTGAAG GCTGAAAATCCATTTCTTGACGATAACATTGGTGCTGTCTCTTTAAATCAACCTGCTGGCGCTAATCTGATGCTTTGTGCAAACGAGCACCAACATCAGCCCTGCTTTCAGCTTCCTGCCTCAATCCCATATGACAATTTCCTGAAGGCTGCTGGTTGCTGA